One genomic window of Quercus robur chromosome 6, dhQueRobu3.1, whole genome shotgun sequence includes the following:
- the LOC126689612 gene encoding pentatricopeptide repeat-containing protein At4g39952, mitochondrial-like yields MLCLKLTHIFKRFPSSLLFSTYSTSNYLNCYLNYFLSNQTSTLQSLLQSHALIIASGNSNNLFIASKLISLYSSLNKPTSSTKVFDSVSPKDTFLWNSVIKSHFSNGNYSQALEFHLQMRAFDTPLDQFTIPMVVSTCAELMLLDHGKNIHGLVLKLGLFAGNSAVGSSFVYMYVKCAQMDDAYLMFDEMCVRDVVAWTALVIGYVQNNESEKGLECLCDMHSVGGDGERPTFRTLEGGFQACGNLGALVEEKLFRRVPEANKDSWNNMIFGYSMVGLEAKCIELFREMQWIGIQPDSNSLVSMVSSCSQLGGTYLGRSLHCYIIEHSMDENVMVVSSLMDMYVKAGNLNIAWKIFCGTQRDIITWNTLISSYTYCGRYAEAVALFEDMISENLQPNSVVLSACSHLASLEKGERIHHYIKERGIESNISLATALVEMYAKCGQLEKARKLFNTMKERDVISWNVIISGYGMNGHAKSAMEIFQQMDKSNVKPNGLTFLALLSACAHAGLVKEWKGLFNRMQDYSIKPNLKHYACMIDLLGRSGNLQEAEALVLSMPFSPDGGVWGALLSACKIHNEIETGVRIAKYAIETDPENDGYYIMMCNMYNSVGRWEEAERVREMMNERNVAKRAGWSTL; encoded by the exons ATGCTGTGTCTAAAACTCACCCACATTTTCAAACGCTTTCCCTCCTCTCTTCTATTCTCTACATATTCAACTTCCAACTACCTTAACTGTTACCTCAACTACTTCCTCTCTAACCAAACCTCAACGCTCCAATCTCTCCTTCAATCTCATGCTCTCATCATCGCCAGTGGCAACTCAAACAACCTGTTCATAGCCTCAAAGCTTATCTCTCTCTATTCCTCTCTCAACAAACCCACTTCTTCCACCAAAGTGTTTGACTCAGTGTCTCCCAAAGACACATTTCTTTGGAACTCTGTGATCAAATCCCACTTCTCTAATGGCAATTACTCTCAAGCCCTTGAATTTCATCTCCAAATGCGAGCATTTGATACCCCACTTGACCAATTTACCATTCCAATGGTTGTTTCTACTTGCGCTGAGTTGATGTTGCTAGACCATGGCAAGAACATTCATGGGTTGGTTTTGAAACTCGGGCTCTTTGCGGGGAATTCCGCGGTTGGGTCTTCATTTGTGTATATGTATGTCAAGTGTGCTCAAATGGATGATGCATATCTTatgtttgatgaaatgtgtGTTAGAGACGTGGTTGCTTGGACCGCACTTGTGATTGGGTATGTGCAGAATAATGAGAGTGAGAAGGGTTTGGAGTGTCTTTGTGATATGCATAGCGTGGGTGGGGATGGTGAGAGACCGACTTTTAGAACATTAGAAGGTGGGTTTCAAGCTTGTGGGAACCTGGGTGCTTTAGTTGAAG AGAAGCTCTTTCGTAGAGTACCTGAAGCAAACAAAGATTCTTGGAACAATATGATTTTTGGCTACAGTATGGTAGGGCTGGAAGCAAAGTGCATAGAACTGTTTAGAGAGATGCAATGGATTGGCATTCAACCAGATTCAAATAGCTTGGTCTCTATGGTTTCTTCATGTTCCCAACTGGGAGGCACCTATCTTGGCCGTTCACTTCACTGCTACATAATTGAACATTCAATGGATGAAAATGTCATGGTAGTTAGTTCACTCATGGACATGTATGTGAAAGCTGGCAATTTGAATATTGCATGGAAAATATTTTGTGGGACACAGAGGGATATCATCACATGGAACACATTGATCTCATCTTATACTTATTGTGGGCGCTATGCAGAGGCTGTAGCCCTCTTTGAAGATATGATTTCAGAAAACTTGCAACCCAACTCAGTAGTGCTTTCGGCTTGTTCTCATCTTGCATCTCTTGAGAAAGGAGAAAGGATTCACCATTACATTAAGGAAAGAGGGATTGAGTCTAATATTTCTCTGGCCACTGCATTGGTTGAAATGTATGCAAAATGTGGGCAACTTGAAAAAGCAAGAAAATTGTTCAACACAATGAAAGAGAGGGATGTAATATCTTGGAATGTGATAATCTCAGGTTATGGAATGAATGGTCATGCAAAATCTGCTATGGAGATATTTCAGCAGATGGATAAATCAAATGTTAAACCAAATGGACTCACTTTCCTTGCTCTTCTCTCAGCTTGTGCTCATGCTGGGCTCGTCAAAGAATGGAAGGGTCTATTTAATAGAATGCAAGACTATTCCATAAAACCCAACTTGAAGCATTATGCCTGTATGATAGATCTTCTAGGAAGGTCAGGTAATCTACAAGAAGCTGAAGCATTGGTCCTTTCAATGCCATTCTCTCCTGACGGTGGGGTGTGGGGTGCTTTGTTAAGTGCTTGTAAAATTCACAATGAAATTGAGACCGGTGTAAGGATTGCAAAGTATGCTATTGAgactgacccagaaaatgatgGGTACTATATAATGATGTGCAACATGTATAATTCTGTTGGGAGGTGGGAGGAGGCTGAAAGGGTAAGAGAAATGATGAATGAAAGGAATGTGGCAAAGAGAGCTGGTTGGAGTACACTCTAG